A single window of Debaryomyces hansenii CBS767 chromosome F complete sequence DNA harbors:
- a CDS encoding DEHA2F01012p (similar to uniprot|P39932 Saccharomyces cerevisiae YDR536W STL1 Glycerol proton symporter of the plasma membrane subject to glucose-induced inactivation strongly but transiently induced when cells are subjected to osmotic shock) produces the protein MVAFVASIAFMLFGYDQGVMSSLLTLPSFLETFPEINVFENKSNSTLQGLVVAIYEIGCMCGALFAMVYGDNFGRRKMIWIGAATMTVGAVLQCSAFGLPHLIVGRIVTGIGNGFSTATIPMWLSECAKPERRGALNMISAALNIFGVALSYWVDFGFYFVKGSASWRFPIAFQIVFALFMMSVIFLMPESPRWLVKKNRIEEAKEVFAVFAEVETNHTFVLAKIKEIKDLSMKEDAEFSLKRLISFGPNKHFHRTMLAAFCQIMQQICGINLITYYAGTIYEDYLNMDPIPARILAACNGTEYFLAACLSYFLIERVGRRNLMLICAAGQSATMAILCGSGWAADNGDTKAAISAAVFLFVFNSFFAVGWLGVSWLYPAEIAPLEIRAAVNGLSTACNWAFTFLIVMITPICFAHIGAYTYAIFACVNFAMVPAVYIFYPETSGRSLEDIDIIFEHSNPKTPWDVISLSRNYKKLDYKESDLYERKVLVESIE, from the coding sequence GTGGTGGCTATATATGAAATAGGCTGTATGTGTGGTGCACTTTTTGCGATGGTTTATGGAGACAATTTTGGTAGAAGAAAGATGATTTGGATCGGTGCTGCAACAATGACAGTCGGAGCAGTGTTGCAATGCTCGGCATTTGGACTACCTCATTTAATCGTTGGAAGAATTGTAACAGGTATCGGGAATGGTTTCCTGACTGCAACAATTCCAATGTGGTTGTCTGAATGTGCAAAACCAGAGAGACGTGGTGCTCTTAACATGATTAGCGCAGCTctaaatatatttggtgTTGCATTATCTTACTGGGTCGATTTCGGCTTCTATTTTGTTAAGGGCAGTGCCAGTTGGAGATTTCCAATTGCCTTCCAAATTGTATTTGCTTTGTTCATGATGTCCGTCATCTTCTTAATGCCAGAATCCCCCCGTTGGTTAGTCAAAAAGAATAGAATTGAGGAAGCAAAGGAAGTATTTGCGGTGTTTGCTGAAGTTGAAACCAATCACACTTTTGTGTTAgcaaaaattaaagaaatcaaagatCTTTCTATGAAAGAAGATGCAGAATTCAGTTTGAAACGCCTAATTTCATTTGGACCAAACAAACATTTTCACAGAACAATGTTGGCTGCATTTTGCCAAATTATGCAACAAATTTGCGGAATAAATCTAATTACCTATTATGCAGGTACTATTTATGAAGACTATTTAAATATGGATCCTATTCCTGCAAGAATTTTAGCTGCTTGTAACGGTACGGAATATTTCCTTGCTGCTTGTCTTTCATACTTTCTTATTGAAAGAGTAGGGAGAAGAAATTTGATGTTAATTTGTGCTGCAGGACAAAGTGCTACTATGGCTATTTTGTGTGGGTCAGGATGGGCAGCTGATAACGGGGATACAAAGGCTGCAATATCAGCTGCAGTATTCCTCTTCGTGTTTAATAGTTTTTTTGCAGTTGGATGGTTGGGTGTTCTGTGGCTTTACCCTGCTGAAATTGCTCCATTGGAAATAAGAGCAGCAGTGAATGGGTTATCGACAGCTTGCAACTGGGCGTTTACGTTCTTAATCGTTATGATTACACCTATATGCTTCGCACATATCGGTGCATATACTTATGCTATATTCGCATGCGTTAATTTCGCTATGGTTCCAGCtgtttatattttttatccTGAAACCTCTGGTAGGTCACTCGAAGACATAGACATAATTTTTGAACATTCCAACCCTAAGACTCCTTGGGACGTTATCTCACTTTCCAGAAACTATAAAAAATTGGACTATAAAGAATCAGACCTCTACGAAAGAAAAGTTTTAGTCGAATCGATagaataa
- a CDS encoding DEHA2F00880p (similar to CA3205|IPF3448 Candida albicans IPF3448 Unknown function) encodes MKQHKHYLSRCQFAITTKLRRNFVSIPLVISEEIQQTLNDKQKPIVSLESTIITHGLPYPDNLSMATEVERIIRANGAVPATCAFIEGIPYVGLTSHQLEYLSEQASKKEINKVSRRDIGYTMANKVNGGTTIASTMILSHLAGIKVFATGGLGGVHKDGHLTMDVSADLTELGRTPVSVVCAGPKSILDIGLTMEYLETQGVFVGTYNDNNRTRIEIPGFYCRDSGIQSPYSFNSFVQAASIIHSQNNLMSLKSGNVFCIPPPEDSALPSELINNIIEKANEEAKEKGIRGKNLTPFLLSKIANDTKGKSVECNINFVYNNAVSATKIAKELLLLENNSEPNVCY; translated from the coding sequence ATGAAGCAACATAAACATTACTTATCAAGATGTCAATTCGCCATAACTACAAAGTTGAGAAGAaattttgtttcaattcCTTTAGTAATTTCGGAAGAAATACAACAAACTTTGAATGATAAACAGAAGCCAATTGTCTCCTTagaatcaacaattatCACTCATGGATTGCCCTATCCTGATAATTTATCTATGGCAACTGAAGTGGAGAGAATAATTAGGGCCAATGGTGCAGTTCCAGCTACATGTGCTTTTATAGAGGGAATACCGTATGTTGGATTAACATCACACcaacttgaatatttatccGAACAGGCTTCAAAGAAGGAAATAAATAAGGTTTCTCGTCGGGATATTGGATATACTATGGCCAATAAGGTAAACGGTGGTACCACCATTGCACTGACAATGATTTTATCTCATTTAGCAGGAATCAAAGTATTCGCTACCGGTGGATTAGGGGGAGTTCATAAAGACGGGCATTTAACAATGGATGTTTCTGCTGATTTAACTGAATTAGGCAGAACTCCAGTATCTGTCGTATGCGCCGgaccaaaatcaattttggaTATTGGTTTAACTATGGAGTATTTGGAAACACAAGGTGTCTTCGTTGGCACGTATAACGATAATAATAGAACCAGGATTGAAATCCCTGGCTTTTACTGTCGTGATTCAGGAATTCAATCGCCatattcatttaattcatttgttcAAGCTGCGTCAATAATTCATagtcaaaataatttgatgtCTTTAAAGTCTGGGAATGTCTTTTGCATCCCCCCACCTGAGGATTCAGCCTTGCCTTCGGaacttattaataatataattgaaaaagctaatgaagaagcaaaagaaaaaggTATAAGGGGAAAAAATTTAACCCCATTTTTATTAAGCAAAATTGCTAATGATACTAAGGGAAAATCAGTTGAATGCAACATTAATTTTGTCTACAATAACGCTGTATCTGCAACTAAAATTGCTAAAGAATTACttttattggaaaataatAGTGAGCCTAATGTATGTTATTAA
- a CDS encoding DEHA2F00924p (weakly similar to uniprot|P38884 Saccharomyces cerevisiae YHR198C FMP22 The authentic non-tagged protein was localized to the mitochondria and similar to CA3207|IPF3456 Candida albicans IPF3456 unknown function) → MFRSGFIHNTRFNFSKVTTKRLFSSSARPIHSLRIKSLTLGVCGFSAITGLALYNHRLIELDNKKQDISPNISIAVDSSISPFPTALISANQTNLNTDFQLLGYGVRSVTFVNFKVYGIGLYIANDDVNKTKKILSPNYLSTFGTENHSLRELLSDPEFSAQLISKLLEENVRFAVRISPVRNTDFNHLKDGLIKSILAHPESKENKEIVSNGLEELRNVFSGYRGSVPKNHVLWLEILKQGSLSISYENPVKNELTSMGQVKEPIISKLLFLQYLSGKKPLSEPLRKSCNDGFIGL, encoded by the coding sequence ATGTTTAGATCAGGATTCATACATAATACTAGGTTCAATTTTAGTAAGGTTACGACGAAGAGACTTTTTTCTTCTAGTGCAAGACCAATTCATTCTCTTAgaattaaatcattaactTTAGGCGTATGTGGATTTTCTGCAATCACTGGATTGGCTTTATATAACCATAGACTTATTGAATTGGACAATAAGAAACAAGATATTTCCCCCAATATTTCCATAGCTGTTGATTCATCGATTTCGCCTTTTCCGACCGCTTTAATTAGTGCCAACCAAACCAATCTTAATACGgattttcaattgcttGGATATGGTGTTAGGTCTGTTACGTTTGTTAACTTCAAGGTATATGGAATTGGTCTTTACATAGCTAATGACGATGTGAATAAaactaaaaaaattttgagtccaaattatttatcaacCTTTGGCACTGAAAACCATTCATTAAGAGAATTGTTATCTGACCCTGAATTTTCTGCCCAGCTTATCTCAAAACTATTAGAGGAAAATGTAAGATTTGCAGTTAGAATTTCGCCTGTTAGAAATACAGATTTTAATCATTTGAAGGATGGTTTAATCAAGTCAATCTTGGCTCATCCAGAaagtaaagaaaataaggaAATCGTGAGTAATGGATTGGAAGAATTAAGGAACGTGTTTAGCGGATACAGAGGATCGGTGCCAAAGAATCATGTCTTATGGCTAGAAATTTTAAAACAAGGAAGCTTAAGTATTTCATATGAAAATCCGGTCAAGAACGAATTGACTAGTATGGGACAGGTCAAAGAACCAATTATTAGTAAGCTTTTATTTTTACAATACCTCAGTGGTAAGAAACCATTATCGGAACCATTAAGAAAAAGCTGTAACGATGGATTTATTGGTTTATAA
- a CDS encoding DEHA2F00946p (weakly similar to uniprot|Q7Z7X5 Pichia angusta MPP1 ZnII/2cys6 transcription factor) → MVRSKNGCISCRRKKKKCDEAQPICTLCSKTNSVCEYPVSHGMFLQKNNKGIPDYQGTKRVKIRDKEPEDSFEDTSSEEHSLNDAYQPHKIVHLNSIAMEKSTLPSYPLGSLSPELLKDGHGLDMNDLVETAPKDVDDPMLIQTNKKSPEYQELYDTFRDFMFLNAASQGPQSPVQMPLGLKDVDIVNHFKSFLDYNTEVSLNEMQEILPQVVSGNSLLSFASVSPKIAGSSTEITSLKDTSSTREFSSTKPQTTNEQIRDEQPDPVVDEIKLNHRDFELFTNFVEEIAGWLDMFDHKKHFTTIFVTLSKKSLPLYYSILAISSRHLDETKKLQKKNDHLTYHLYQRSLYYLVPMVQGNSNIEVVASCIILCVFEMMNPSPSNWRKHLKGGATLLMAANIHGFSDSMEKSLFWCFSRMDICNALINDEPTLIPLRKWGDLSFIEDGDDDDDDDLIIAARYKEKFLSFSSQNSDMYSNYIVFLAARTVNLISDGNDFSSKTINSVNFETSFDALYQELLEWYINRPVTMKPIICHSDDEEFPRLLFSNGPGISGNQMYHMVMILMNSNKPRASKKCKSGGIDNVYKNHLSNVWHAKRIVGISLVNKNDHGCLSNALQPVYFAGKVLTSKREHQIILDLLRNIEEITGLNCEWRIKDLETIWKDYF, encoded by the coding sequence ATGGTGAGATCTAAGAATGGATGTATCTCTTGTCGtcgaaaaaaaaaaaaatgtgACGAAGCTCAACCTATTTGTACCCTCTGTTCCAAGACTAATTCAGTATGTGAATACCCAGTATCGCATGGTATGTTTCTccagaaaaataataaaggaaTACCCGATTATCAAGGAACAAAGCGTGTGAAAATTCGAGATAAAGAACCTGAAGATAGCTTTGAAGATACAAGTAGTGAAGAACATTCGTTGAACGATGCTTATCAACCTCATAAAATTGTGCATCTTAACTCAATTGCGATGGAAAAGTCTACTTTACCTTCATATCCACTTGGTTCCTTATCGCCAGAGTTGCTCAAAGATGGGCACGGATTAGACATGAATGATTTGGTGGAAACCGCACCTAAGGACGTCGATGATCCAATGCTTATTCaaacaaataaaaaatcACCTGAATATCAAGAGTTGTACGATACTTTCAGAGATTTTATGTTTCTCAATGCTGCATCCCAAGGTCCACAATCACCTGTTCAAATGCCATTAGGATTGAAAGATGTGGATATAGTCAACCACTTCAAAAGCTTTTTGGATTATAACACGGAAGTTCTGCTTAACGAAATGCAAGAAATATTACCACAAGTCGTCAGCGGAAATAGCTTATTAAGTTTTGCCTCTGTGCTGCCAAAAATTGCGGGTTCTAGTACAGAAATAACTTCTTTGAAAGACACATCGAGCACCAGGgaattttcttcaacaaagCCACAGACTACAAACGAACAGATTAGAGATGAACAACCAGACCCTGTCgttgatgaaataaaattgaaccATAGGGACTTTGAACTATTTACCAACTTTGTAGAAGAAATAGCGGGTTGGTTAGACATGTTTGATCACAAGAAACATTTCACTACAATTTTTGTGACCTTGTCAAAAAAAAGTTTGCCGTTATATTACTCTATTTTAGCTATTTCTTCCCGACATTTGGACGAAACCAAAAAgttacaaaaaaaaaacgACCACTTAACATATCACTTATATCAACgttcattatattatttagtTCCGATGGTACAAGGCAACTCGAACATTGAAGTTGTTGCATCATGCATTATACTTTGTGTTTTTGAAATGATGAATCCTTCACCGCTGAATTGGAGAAAACATCTTAAAGGTGGTGCCACATTATTGATGGCAGCGAATATTCACGGTTTCAGTGATTCAATGGAGAAGTCTTTGTTTTGGTGCTTTCTGAGAATGGATATCTGTAATGCGCTAATAAATGATGAGCCAACCCTAATTCCATTACGCAAATGGGGCGATTTGAGTTTTATTGAAGACggtgatgatgatgatgatgatgatttgattaTCGCCGCTAGATACAAGGAAAAATTTTTGTCATTTTCTTCTCAGAATTCGGATATGTATAGcaattatattgtttttCTTGCGGCGAGGACAGTCAATTTGATTTCCGATGGTAATGATTTTCTGTCGAAAACAATTAACTCAGTGAATTTTGAGACATCTTTTGATGCCTTATATCAAGAACTATTGGAATGGTATATTAATCGCCCTGTCACTATGAAACCTATAATATGTcattctgatgatgaagaatttccGAGGCTATTGTTTAGCAACGGTCCTGGAATCTCAGGGAATCAAATGTACCACATggtaatgattttaatgaattcaaataagcCAAGAGCTTCGAAGAAATGTAAGTCTGGTGGAATAGATAATGTGTATAAAAACCATTTAAGTAATGTGTGGCATGCGAAGAGAATTGTGGGGATATCGTTGGTGAATAAAAATGATCATGGCTGCTTGTCTAATGCGTTGCAACCAGTTTACTTTGCTGGAAAGGTTTTAACTAGTAAAAGGGAacatcaaattattttggaTTTGTTGAGAAATATCGAAGAGATTACAGGGTTGAATTGTGAATGGCGTATAAAAGATTTAGAAACAATATGGAAGGACTATTTTTAA
- a CDS encoding DEHA2F00968p (similar to uniprot|P23254 Saccharomyces cerevisiae YPR074C TKL1 Transketolase 1), which translates to MNQIEDLSLKTIRCLVSDLVQQYNGGHPGGAMGMAAIGIALWKYILKYNPKNANWFNRDRFVLSNGHTCLFQYVFLHLVGYESFTMNQLKKYHAPEVSQCAGHPEIEFEGIEVTTGPLGQGIANAVGLAIASKNLAANYNKPDLDLVDNKIYCMVGDACIQEGVGLEAISLAGHLGLDNLIVIYDNNQITCDGSVDLANSEDINAKFMAQKWHVLTVDDGSFDLRSILAAIEQAKSVKGSPILINIRTIIGVDTNVANNAKAHGAAYGVEEGRRLKALYGFDPDQFIEVPKLVYDFFREGNEGAISKGVFHQEQWEKKLEAYSKKYPQLYEEVVSRINGKLPTDWKESLPHSLPTDATASRKASGLVFTPLAAKYPQFLVGTADLSPSVNLLWPHKKDFQNPEIKTDCGINGDYSGRYLHYGIREHAMCAISNGISAYSKGAFIPITSSFFMFYLYSAPAVRMGALQNLQVIHVATHDSIGTGEDGPTHQPIALASFYRSLPNCLYVRPADNEEVAGAWELAIETTNKPTIISLSRQNLKQYPGITDRNKVKFGAYVLKEFDSSSDSQKLQIISVGAESQFAIDAAEILIESNINVKIISFPCQRLFECQSTEYKRSVLDPQIVTVAIEAYASNGWERYANAGFHLNEFGISLPGKNAYEHFGFNGAYIASKIQKYLDDLQKDDIMKFEYQELNITKNHHSSS; encoded by the coding sequence atgaatcaaattgaagatttatcGTTAAAAACTATTAGGTGTTTGGTGAGTGACCTAGTACAACAATATAATGGCGGCCATCCAGGGGGTGCAATGGGAATGGCTGCCATTGGTATAGCACTTtggaaatatatattaaagtaCAACCCAAAAAATGCCAATTGGTTTAATAGAGATAGGTTTGTTTTGTCTAATGGACATACTTGTCTTTTCCAGTACGTTTTCTTACATCTTGTTGGATATGAGTCATTCACCATGAATCAGTTGAAGAAGTACCACGCCCCAGAAGTGTCTCAATGTGCTGGACATCCGGAAATTGAGTTTGAAGGTATTGAGGTTACCACGGGTCCATTAGGTCAAGGTATTGCCAACGCAGTCGGTTTGGCTATTGCCTCGAAGAACTTAGCTGCAAATTATAACAAACctgatttggatttggttgataacaaaatttattgtatGGTTGGTGATGCTTGTATTCAAGAAGGTGTCGGCTTAGAAGCCATTTCGCTTGCTGGTCATTTGGGTTTAGATAATTTGATTGTGATTTACGATAACAATCAAATCACTTGTGATGGTTCCGTTGATTTAGCAAACTCTGAAGACATCAATGCTAAGTTTATGGCCCAAAAATGGCATGTGTTAACTGTTGACGACGGAAGCTTTGATCTTAGATCTATATTGGCTGCGATTGAGCAGGCAAAGTCAGTAAAGGGTCTGCCTATCTTGATTAATATAAGAACAATCATCGGTGTGGATACAAATGTTGCTAATAATGCCAAAGCACACGGTGCTGCGTATGGTGTAGAAGAAGGCAGAAGGCTTAAGGCCCTTTATGGCTTTGATCCTGaccaatttattgaagttcCAAAATTAGTCTATGACTTTTTTAGAGAAGGCAACGAAGGGGCCATTTCAAAAGGTGTCTTTCATCAGGAACAATGGGAAAAAAAGTTGGAGGCATATAGCAAGAAATATCCTCAATTATACGAAGAGGTCGTATCCAGAATTAATGGAAAGTTGCCAACCGATTGGAAAGAATCTTTACCGCACTCACTTCCAACAGATGCGACTGCTTCTAGAAAGGCATCGGGATTAGTATTTACTCCACTTGCTGCCAAATATCCACAATTCCTCGTCGGCACAGCGGACTTATCTCCATCAGTGAACTTGTTATGGCCACATAAAAAAGATTTTCAAAACCCTGAAATCAAAACTGACTGTGGTATCAATGGCGATTACAGCGGAAGATACTTACACTATGGTATCCGGGAACATGCCATGTGTGCGATTTCTAATGGTATCTCAGCTTACTCCAAAGGTGCTTTTATTCCAATCACATCTTCGTTTTTCATGttttatctttattctGCACCAGCCGTAAGAATGGGTGCGTTGCAGAATTTACAGGTTATTCATGTAGCAACCCATGACTCAATTGGAACTGGTGAAGATGGTCCTACACATCAGCCTATTGCGTTAGCATCATTCTACAGATCACTACCGAACTGTTTGTATGTGAGACCAGCGGACAACGAAGAAGTTGCAGGCGCATGGGAACTTGCTATTGAAACCACTAATAAACCGACAATTATATCCTTGTCCAGACAGAATCTCAAGCAGTACCCTGGTATCACGGACCGTAACAAAGTGAAATTTGGTGCATACGTATTGAAGGAATTTGACTCATCATCAGACAGCCAAAAGTTACAAATTATATCCGTTGGTGCAGAAAGTCAATTTGCTATTGATGCTGCCGAAATATTGATTGAGTCAAACATTAatgttaaaattatttcatttccATGCCAGCGACTTTTCGAATGTCAATCCACAGAGTATAAGAGATCCGTCTTGGATCCCCAAATCGTGACCGTTGCTATTGAAGCCTATGCTTCCAATGGATGGGAAAGGTATGCTAATGCTGGTTTCCACCTAAACGAATTTGGTATATCATTACCTGGTAAAAATGCATATGAGCATTTCGGATTTAATGGCGCTTATATCGCCagcaaaattcaaaaatactTAGATGATTTGCAAAAGGATGATATTATGAAGTTTGAatatcaagaattgaatattacgaaaaatcatcattcttcttcttga
- a CDS encoding DEHA2F00902p (similar to CA3206|IPF3454 Candida albicans IPF3454 unknown function) produces MNDSNPGQTRSSMGGVGYNVSLACKYGLESPSCSSENIDRSSYRFVSVVANDFAGRSLLKHLDSNKVDTSGIKIIKDSKNSTAQYSSIHNTNGELLVACADMAIIEEDFITEHTVTQLARAKPDCIVLDCNISSSAMSNILQYIRNNLEKTKVIIEPTSAPKAARLSHVNSKNLKVFPNNIISLVSPTVAELNTFHSSFSNRELFDDYDEWFPLLDTLGVDSLFREKLNKQAQQYEVLREGLKRGFLQQSFQLLPYLPNILLKLGPSGLLYIGLSTSIGDYSSIPTTSDYCPEFTITTNGKEFIDSDGKSKKMGIVIQYFPIPEVNKNLKVKNVTGAGDSLLGYLTARLSLSSKNIVGKAWLEPEINRIEDEWFKWESIYKAQISSGLSLQSNEAISPEIAKIK; encoded by the coding sequence ATGAATGATTCAAATCCAGGTCAAACAAGATCCTCGATGGGTGGCGTGGGATATAATGTCTCGTTAGCTTGTAAATATGGATTAGAATCGCCTTCTTGTTCATCAGAAAATATAGACCGGTCATCTTATAGGTTTGTATCCGTTGTTGCAAACGATTTTGCCGGTAGATCCTTGCTCAAGCATTTAGACTCTAATAAGGTCGATACTTCAGGAATAAAAATCATCAAAGATAGCAAAAATTCAACTGctcaatattcttcaatacaTAATACCAATGGTGAACTACTTGTGGCCTGTGCTGACATGGCtataattgaagaagacTTTATTACTGAGCATACTGTGACTCAATTAGCTAGAGCAAAACCAGATTGCATAGTTCTAGACTGcaatatatcttcatctgcAATGAGTAATATATTACAGTATATTAGGAACAATCTAGAAAAAACAAAAGTGATAATAGAGCCAACGTCAGCTCCTAAAGCAGCAAGATTATCGCATGTTAATAGCAAGAATTTAAAGGTTTTTcctaataatataatcCTGTTAGTCTCTCCGACGGTGGCAGAGTTGAATACATTTCATTCTTCGTTTAGTAATCGggaattatttgatgattatgaCGAGTGGTTCCCATTATTGGATACGTTAGGAGTTGATTCGTTGTTTAGAGAGAAGTTGAATAAACAAGCACAGCAGTATGAGGTTTTGAGGGAAGGCTTAAAGCGTGGATTTTTGCAGCAATCATTTCAATTATTACCCTATTTACCGAATATACTACTTAAATTGGGCCCAAGTGGGCTACTATATATAGGTCTTTCAACAAGTATCGGTGATTATTCTTCGATCCCAACCACTTCCGATTACTGCCCCGAGTTTACAATTACTACTAATGgaaaagaatttattgacAGTGACGGGAAAAGCAAAAAAATGGGAATagttattcaatatttcccTATTCCGgaagtaaataaaaatttgaaggTTAAAAATGTTACTGGTGCTGGCGATTCGTTATTGGGGTATCTAACTGCTAGATTACTGCTTTCAAGTAAAAATATTGTAGGCAAAGCATGGTTAGAACcagaaataaatagaatTGAGGATGAATGGTTTAAATGGGAATCTATCTACAAGGCACAAATCTCAAGTGGTTTATCATTGCAAAGTAATGAAGCTATAAGTCCAGAAATAGCTAAAATCAAATAG
- a CDS encoding DEHA2F00990p (weakly similar to uniprot|P32573 Saccharomyces cerevisiae YNL202W SPS19 late sporulation specific gene which may function during spore wall formation), with amino-acid sequence MTVKAFDDNVSDTHYLLDTPRSLPTRDPQLNNHVIDLFNLKGKVAVVTGGGQGIGYAICEAYAQAGAEVAIWDISDTSTVATKLEKLYGVKSRSYVCDVTDSKRVEQTVNNIVEDFGDIDIFVANAGINIPVGTIINEENSNDKNWLKVMDINLNGVYYCAKNVGKVFSRKPEGRKGSMIITGSMSGHIINTPVHQAAYNASKASVIHFAKSLAIEFVDFARVNSISPGYVNSGINDHLPSNTRKRWWSTIPMGREGLPRELVGAYLYLASDASTYTTAADIIVDGGWCAV; translated from the coding sequence ATGACGGTCAAAGCATTTGATGATAACGTATCAGATACTCACTACTTGTTGGATACTCCAAGATCTTTACCCACGCGAGATccacaattgaataatcaTGTCATtgatcttttcaatttgaaagGAAAAGTTGCAGTTGTCACAGGCGGTGGACAAGGTATCGGCTATGCTATATGTGAAGCATATGCACAAGCTGGAGCAGAAGTTGCTATATGGGATATTAGTGACACCTCTACAGTTGCCACGAAGTTAGAAAAACTTTATGGAGTTAAACTGCGTTCATATGTATGCGATGTCACTGATTCAAAGAGAGTTGAACAAACTGTTAACAACATCGTTGAAGATTTCGGTGATATTGACATTTTTGTCGCTAATGCTGGTATAAACATTCCGGTGGGTACcataattaatgaagaaaattctaatgataaaaaCTGGCTTAAGGTCATGGACATAAACTTGAATGGTGTATACTATTGTGCCAAAAATGTTGGTAAGGTTTTCTCTAGAAAACCTGAGGGCAGAAAAGGATCAATGATTATTACCGGTTCTATGTCGGGGCATATCATCAATACTCCGGTTCATCAAGCCGCATACAATGCATCCAAGGCATCCGTTATTCATTTCGCTAAATCATTGGctattgaatttgttgatttcgCTAGAGTCAACAGCATCAGCCCTGGCTATGTTAACTCGGGTATCAATGACCATTTGCCAAGCAACACTAGAAAACGTTGGTGGTCGACTATCCCGATGGGAAGAGAAGGCTTACCACGAGAGTTGGTTGGTGCATATTTGTACTTAGCATCTGATGCAAGTACCTATACCACTGCTGCTGATATTATTGTAGATGGAGGCTGGTGTGCTGTTTAA